One Ardenticatenales bacterium DNA segment encodes these proteins:
- a CDS encoding M42 family metallopeptidase has translation MDATEQFLQAITEAHGVPGYETEVRALLRQYLEPLGQVSRDHLGSLICEQPGSGPKVLLAGHMDEIGFIVRHVTKEGFIKFLPLGGWWDQVLLGHRVVIKTHKGNVTGVIGARPPHLLTADDRKKIVTKDEMYIDVGATGKEDVENAGIRVGDPIVPQSQFQILSNGKSYLAKAFDNRIGCALVVETLRHYAEQGNDTNHLYGVATVMEEVGVRGATTSVRAIDPDVAIILESDIAGDVPGIKPEESDVKLGGGPSLMVYDARMIPNIKLRDLVIDTAASLGIPLQYSLMPGGATDGAAIHMHGTGVPTVVLGVPSRHIHSHGSIIYRDDYDQSIRLLIALVARLDAETVGGLTI, from the coding sequence GTGGATGCGACGGAGCAATTTTTACAGGCCATAACCGAAGCGCATGGCGTGCCCGGTTATGAGACGGAAGTGAGGGCGTTGTTGCGTCAATATCTGGAGCCGTTGGGGCAGGTATCGCGGGATCATTTGGGCAGCCTGATTTGCGAGCAGCCGGGGAGCGGCCCCAAAGTGTTGTTGGCGGGGCACATGGATGAGATTGGCTTTATTGTGCGCCATGTGACGAAGGAAGGCTTCATCAAGTTTTTGCCACTTGGTGGGTGGTGGGACCAGGTTTTGTTGGGTCATCGCGTGGTGATCAAGACGCACAAGGGGAATGTGACGGGGGTGATTGGGGCCAGGCCGCCGCATTTGCTGACGGCGGATGATCGCAAGAAGATTGTGACGAAGGATGAGATGTATATTGATGTGGGGGCGACGGGGAAAGAGGATGTGGAGAATGCCGGCATTCGCGTAGGCGACCCCATTGTTCCCCAGAGCCAGTTCCAGATCTTGTCCAACGGCAAATCCTACCTGGCCAAAGCGTTCGACAACCGCATTGGCTGCGCCCTCGTCGTGGAAACCCTGCGCCACTACGCGGAACAGGGCAACGACACCAACCACCTCTACGGCGTAGCCACCGTCATGGAAGAGGTGGGCGTACGTGGAGCCACCACCAGCGTGCGCGCCATTGACCCCGACGTGGCCATCATCCTCGAATCCGACATTGCCGGCGACGTGCCCGGCATCAAACCGGAAGAAAGCGATGTCAAACTGGGCGGCGGCCCCAGCCTGATGGTCTACGACGCGCGCATGATTCCCAACATCAAGCTGCGCGATCTCGTCATTGACACCGCCGCCAGCCTGGGGATACCCTTGCAATACTCCCTCATGCCCGGTGGCGCAACGGATGGCGCGGCCATTCACATGCACGGCACCGGCGTCCCCACGGTTGTCTTGGGTGTTCCTTCGCGGCACATCCACAGCCACGGCTCCATCATTTACCGCGATGATTATGATCAGTCGATCCGACTGCTGATCGCCCTCGTTGCCCGACTGGATGCGGAAACTGTGGGCGGGTTGACAATCTGA
- the atpG gene encoding ATP synthase F1 subunit gamma, producing MATERELKKRIASIKNIAQVTSALAAVSTSKMQRAQKQVQATRVYAAKAFEILNNLAAQPGVGESGHPLLTSRGEIKNTAIILITSDRGLAGAYNANIVARAERFIQALHTPAQVITVGRKGRDLMIRRGYNVVASFDNLPDPPSTLDTSPIAQVVVDDYLAGKVDQVFIAYTDFINIVTRVPAVKQLLPLKPLDFEGMAVAEYVKGVDLSNVSSRVYSYEPEPAALLNVIVPRFTDLQVYQSVLESLASEHSARMMAMQNATDNASVLIDELTLQRNKARQASITGEILDIVGGAEALKG from the coding sequence TTGGCTACTGAACGCGAACTGAAGAAACGCATAGCCAGTATCAAAAACATCGCGCAGGTGACGAGTGCCCTCGCCGCCGTTTCTACATCCAAGATGCAGCGCGCGCAGAAACAGGTTCAGGCTACCCGCGTCTATGCGGCAAAGGCGTTTGAGATTCTCAACAACCTGGCGGCGCAGCCCGGCGTGGGCGAATCGGGACACCCTCTGCTCACGTCTCGCGGCGAAATCAAAAACACGGCCATCATCCTGATCACGTCGGACCGTGGGTTGGCCGGGGCCTACAATGCGAACATCGTGGCTCGCGCGGAGCGATTTATTCAAGCCCTGCACACGCCCGCCCAGGTCATCACGGTGGGGCGCAAGGGGCGCGACCTGATGATTCGCCGCGGCTACAACGTGGTGGCGAGTTTCGATAACCTGCCGGATCCGCCGTCTACCCTGGATACGAGTCCGATTGCGCAGGTGGTGGTGGATGACTATCTTGCCGGCAAAGTCGATCAAGTCTTTATCGCATACACCGACTTCATCAACATTGTCACCCGCGTACCCGCGGTGAAGCAGCTTTTGCCACTCAAGCCCCTCGACTTCGAAGGCATGGCCGTGGCCGAATACGTCAAGGGCGTAGACCTGAGCAATGTCTCCAGCCGTGTTTACAGCTATGAGCCGGAACCGGCGGCGCTCTTAAACGTCATCGTACCTCGCTTCACCGACCTGCAAGTTTATCAATCCGTTCTGGAGTCGCTGGCCAGCGAACACAGCGCCCGCATGATGGCCATGCAAAATGCCACTGACAACGCCAGCGTCCTGATTGATGAACTCACCCTACAAAGAAACAAGGCCCGCCAGGCAAGCATCACGGGCGAAATCCTGGACATCGTCGGCGGCGCTGAAGCACTGAAAGGATAA
- a CDS encoding glycosyltransferase family 39 protein has protein sequence MNHHRRVLAGILAAYLLLTLAWGIRNPLFEAPDEQHHYFTAQAIADTWRLPTVLPGDDYNRLMGQEAAQPPLYYILGALLIAPIDTTGAESQLWFNPFVRLGDASSPANINAFVHTPAEAWPWHGMTLAAHLLRAFSTLLGLGTLLCIYGSGRLLWPAHPERALLATALVAFLPQFEFHHGAVTNDTLIIFTASAAIYQLLRLWLDKITTPRLVLLGLTVGAAMLSKNAGLLLLAYAAGFLFLLIWRGQKPHVVLRAILITAGVALLAGGWLYWRNWQLYGDITATNQFIRIAGGDQGYAVREVLRETAKIGDSLIAVFGWFNVRAPQWVYGVWQGIALLAVVGGLFAAARRPEAGTNVDRRARFRLYGLLCLWPLLVYLGLFQFMLKTPAAQGRLLFPALLPLALMLGAAWSHLPYSRWWRWLLPAAAAATSLTCVAFVIPRAYAPMPVADAAEIAAAPLDADLGAHITLVAAQVDTPAAHAGEWVWLTLFWRAEAAITASREDTPQYVILLVGRDYEVVGKLQSYQGAGREPASLWPVGQVLRERVPVRLADDTATPARVDVKVSLVDQEPLVTMGALKVTPRQWPPPAPPLAQLGDGIELIAAEMEPQTVPVGGVVTVSVTWQAAADVPRDFTTFVHVGDPSRPPLAQGDAPPRDYPTHFWQAGERIPDRYTIQLPADLPAGRYPVQMGMYDPADGGRLPLTVAGERQPYDAFALGWLEVRP, from the coding sequence ATGAACCATCACCGTCGGGTTCTTGCCGGCATCCTCGCCGCCTACCTCCTCCTCACCCTCGCCTGGGGCATCCGCAACCCCCTCTTCGAAGCCCCCGACGAACAACACCACTACTTCACCGCCCAGGCCATCGCCGACACCTGGCGGCTGCCCACCGTCCTCCCCGGCGACGACTACAACCGCCTCATGGGGCAAGAAGCCGCCCAGCCCCCTCTCTACTACATCCTCGGCGCCCTGCTGATCGCCCCCATCGACACCACCGGCGCGGAAAGCCAGTTGTGGTTCAACCCCTTTGTGCGCCTCGGCGACGCCAGTTCCCCCGCCAACATCAACGCCTTCGTCCACACACCCGCGGAAGCGTGGCCGTGGCACGGCATGACCCTGGCGGCCCACCTGCTGCGCGCTTTCTCCACCCTTTTGGGGTTGGGCACGCTCCTTTGCATCTACGGCAGCGGACGACTCCTGTGGCCCGCGCACCCGGAACGCGCTCTGCTCGCCACCGCCCTCGTCGCCTTCCTGCCTCAGTTTGAATTCCACCACGGCGCCGTCACCAACGACACACTCATTATTTTCACTGCCAGCGCCGCCATCTACCAACTTTTGCGCCTTTGGCTGGACAAAATCACCACGCCGCGGCTGGTCTTGCTGGGCCTGACCGTGGGCGCGGCCATGCTGAGCAAAAACGCCGGATTGCTGCTGCTGGCCTATGCCGCCGGCTTCCTTTTCCTGCTGATCTGGCGCGGCCAAAAGCCCCACGTGGTCCTGCGCGCCATCCTGATTACGGCAGGCGTGGCCCTGCTGGCGGGCGGGTGGCTCTACTGGCGCAACTGGCAACTTTACGGCGACATCACCGCCACCAATCAGTTCATCCGCATTGCCGGCGGCGACCAGGGCTATGCCGTGCGCGAGGTGCTGCGCGAAACCGCGAAGATCGGGGATTCGCTGATCGCCGTTTTTGGTTGGTTTAACGTACGCGCCCCTCAATGGGTATATGGCGTATGGCAGGGCATTGCGCTGCTGGCGGTCGTGGGCGGCCTGTTCGCCGCTGCTCGCCGCCCGGAAGCGGGAACAAACGTGGACCGCCGCGCCCGCTTTCGCCTGTATGGGCTGTTGTGCTTGTGGCCGCTGCTGGTCTACCTGGGGCTGTTCCAGTTCATGCTGAAAACGCCTGCCGCGCAGGGACGGCTGCTCTTCCCCGCCCTGCTGCCCCTGGCGCTGATGCTGGGGGCGGCATGGAGCCATCTGCCATACAGCAGATGGTGGCGCTGGCTGCTCCCCGCGGCGGCGGCGGCGACCTCGCTCACGTGCGTGGCTTTCGTCATTCCGCGCGCCTACGCCCCCATGCCCGTGGCCGACGCGGCGGAAATCGCCGCCGCGCCGCTGGACGCCGATCTAGGCGCGCACATCACCCTGGTGGCGGCCCAGGTAGACACCCCGGCGGCGCACGCCGGGGAGTGGGTATGGCTCACCCTGTTCTGGCGCGCGGAGGCGGCGATCACCGCCAGCCGGGAGGACACCCCTCAGTACGTCATTCTCCTGGTTGGGCGCGATTATGAGGTGGTAGGCAAACTGCAAAGTTACCAGGGCGCGGGGCGCGAGCCGGCGTCGCTCTGGCCCGTGGGGCAGGTTTTGCGTGAGCGCGTGCCCGTGCGTCTGGCGGATGACACGGCCACGCCGGCGCGGGTAGACGTGAAGGTGAGTCTGGTGGACCAGGAACCGCTGGTGACAATGGGGGCGCTGAAGGTGACGCCGCGCCAGTGGCCGCCGCCGGCGCCGCCGCTGGCGCAATTGGGCGATGGCATTGAGCTAATCGCGGCGGAGATGGAACCACAAACGGTCCCGGTCGGCGGCGTGGTGACCGTGAGCGTGACGTGGCAGGCCGCGGCGGATGTGCCGCGAGACTTTACGACGTTTGTGCATGTGGGGGATCCGTCACGGCCACCGCTGGCTCAGGGGGACGCGCCGCCGCGCGACTACCCGACGCATTTCTGGCAGGCGGGCGAACGCATCCCCGACCGGTACAC
- a CDS encoding F0F1 ATP synthase subunit alpha → MATVAPDFQKITDALLEQIEGFEYQLTSRSVGTVRSVGDGIALAEGLADVKASELVEFSNGVRGVALNLEPDNVGIVIMGDYTEIEEGDEVRATGLIASVPVGDALIGRVVDSLGNPLDGKGPINAANRRPIERIAPGIIERKEVDTPVQTGIMSIDAMFPIGRGQRELIIGDRQTGKTAIALDTIVNQKGKDMICIYVAIGQRVGQLAQVVAALDSYGAMEYTVVVVAGASDPAPLQYFAPYAGCAIGEEFMENGRDALVIYDDLSKHAWAYREMSLILRRPPGREAYPGDIFSLHSRLLERAVRLRDEYVIVPKGSEVTSETQGVDGRRYYGNLAKDNLEKAMEAMPDADQHEARKVPGTGGSLTALPIIETLLGDVSAYIPTNVISITDGQLFLETDLFNAGQRPAINTGLSVSRVGSSAQTHAMKKVAGGLKADLAQFRELAAFAQFGSDLDPATQRQLARGERLMELLKQPQYAPYALDHQVMLIYAGTRGYLDHVKKDEVRRWISEFTRYMDTAHTEVGATIRDTKRWTDATEAALKQALTDFNATWAGQ, encoded by the coding sequence ATGGCAACCGTTGCCCCCGATTTTCAGAAGATCACGGATGCGCTTCTCGAGCAAATCGAAGGATTTGAGTATCAATTAACGTCCCGCAGCGTGGGGACGGTTCGCTCCGTGGGGGATGGTATCGCCCTGGCGGAAGGTCTGGCTGACGTGAAGGCGTCGGAACTGGTGGAGTTTAGTAACGGCGTGCGCGGCGTTGCCCTCAATCTGGAGCCGGACAACGTCGGTATTGTGATCATGGGCGACTACACGGAAATTGAAGAGGGGGACGAAGTGCGGGCCACGGGCCTGATCGCCTCCGTTCCCGTGGGGGATGCTCTGATCGGGCGGGTGGTGGACTCACTGGGTAATCCCCTGGACGGCAAAGGCCCCATCAATGCCGCCAACCGCCGCCCTATTGAGCGTATTGCTCCCGGCATCATTGAGCGCAAGGAAGTGGACACCCCCGTGCAGACGGGTATCATGTCTATCGACGCCATGTTCCCCATTGGCCGCGGTCAGCGCGAGTTGATCATCGGCGACCGCCAGACGGGTAAGACGGCCATTGCCCTGGACACCATTGTGAACCAGAAGGGCAAGGACATGATCTGCATCTACGTGGCGATTGGACAGCGCGTGGGGCAGTTGGCGCAGGTTGTGGCGGCGTTGGACAGCTACGGGGCGATGGAGTACACCGTCGTGGTCGTTGCCGGCGCTTCCGATCCTGCGCCGCTGCAATACTTCGCTCCGTATGCGGGCTGCGCCATTGGCGAGGAGTTCATGGAGAATGGGCGCGACGCCCTGGTCATTTATGATGACCTTTCCAAGCACGCCTGGGCGTATCGTGAGATGTCTCTGATTTTGCGCCGCCCCCCTGGGCGCGAGGCGTATCCGGGCGACATTTTCTCGCTGCACAGCCGTTTGTTGGAGCGCGCCGTGCGTCTGCGTGACGAGTACGTGATCGTTCCTAAAGGGAGCGAGGTGACGAGCGAAACGCAGGGCGTGGATGGCCGGCGTTATTATGGCAACCTGGCCAAGGATAACCTGGAAAAGGCGATGGAGGCGATGCCGGACGCGGACCAACATGAGGCGCGCAAGGTGCCGGGAACTGGCGGGTCCTTGACGGCGCTGCCGATTATTGAGACGCTGTTGGGTGACGTGTCCGCCTACATTCCCACGAACGTTATTTCGATCACGGATGGGCAGCTTTTCCTGGAAACGGACCTGTTCAACGCGGGGCAGCGGCCGGCTATTAACACCGGTTTGTCCGTCTCCCGCGTGGGCAGCAGCGCGCAAACGCACGCGATGAAGAAGGTGGCAGGTGGTTTGAAGGCGGACCTGGCGCAGTTCCGGGAGTTGGCGGCGTTCGCGCAGTTCGGTTCGGACCTGGACCCGGCGACGCAGCGGCAGTTGGCGCGTGGTGAGCGTTTGATGGAGTTGTTGAAGCAGCCGCAGTATGCGCCGTATGCGTTGGATCATCAGGTGATGTTGATTTATGCCGGCACGCGCGGCTACCTCGATCACGTGAAAAAAGACGAAGTGCGCCGTTGGATCAGCGAATTCACGCGCTATATGGACACCGCCCACACCGAAGTGGGCGCAACCATTCGGGACACCAAGCGGTGGACGGACGCTACCGAAGCCGCCCTGAAACAGGCCCTGACCGACTTCAACGCCACCTGGGCAGGTCAATAA
- a CDS encoding glycosyltransferase family 39 protein, with protein sequence MKRLPLLFLTLACLAAFAWRVHHLDAQSMWSDEGLSLYRARQDVPTILANRITIDDIDTHDTNPPLYFLLLHAWRALAGESVFALRYFGVALGLLAVPLLYELGRRAFNRRTGLLAAGLLAISPFHIWQLQELRNYPLLLTLNILSVYALLRALTVSRNRGKWLALWAGASLLGIYTHYFAFFVFAFGLLALLLWAGQRRWSPPAWVWIGGALLGAALLPVIAVALGRLRAGQQSGFVYVPPQDILSHAASVYSVGFAPTVVQPLWRVAPVLLLVVLGAAGLLIARRRAATLFILAYLFVPLGLLLLLSLITPLYNGQRHLFMGLPPYLLLAAAGVDSLARRWRWAAVALALFVLGSQISWTHTQFTAANLVKDDVRGVADYLNRVAGPDDVVVLHDAILKLTFDYYYHGAAAALALPRYAQMSVADGEAAMQTAGAAARRVWFLAEPLPRDGFPPFALTDWVNAHWAFVTSCRFPAIWLGLNLAAYLPQPAAIVPATATTTDVPVAAWVNGLQLVRQQAESAGRAGDVWWSRLDWRGLAPEGAPLTLSLRLMDDAGNTWAQVDRPLPRELPTQPDEVVRREFGLPLPEGLPPGHYQVWLRLVAQPDNTPVYTDAGPVDVLLQPDFVVTASAFRQSQTCLPAFTARAADMGGGISLLGYRLPQGQYRPGHEFPLQLFWQASRVPRQDYQLRIQLLAADGRIVGETLTTPSRPEFPPTQWQPGQVVQGQANMLIPAAAPDGLNLVRIALVDPQTGRQLSVRPQGALWGQTGLPLDEVQVVAWPYVAEMPPISTPARVDFGAPPQIALHGYDLERTAAQPGDTVNLTLYWRSLADLAQSYVVLVHLSSAEEVIVGQGDGPPDRGVRPTTSWREGEVIVDTHSLTVAADTAPGTYRLWVGLYDRETGERMPAFSATHPASDNRIWLTDLQITEAAP encoded by the coding sequence ATGAAACGTCTCCCGCTCCTGTTCTTAACCCTTGCCTGCCTGGCCGCCTTTGCCTGGCGCGTCCACCATCTCGACGCCCAGTCCATGTGGAGCGACGAAGGGTTAAGTCTCTATCGGGCGCGGCAAGACGTGCCCACCATCCTCGCCAACCGCATTACCATCGACGACATTGACACCCATGACACCAATCCCCCCCTCTATTTTCTCTTGCTGCACGCCTGGCGCGCCCTTGCCGGCGAATCCGTCTTCGCCCTGCGCTACTTCGGCGTGGCATTGGGCCTGCTGGCCGTGCCCCTGCTCTACGAGTTGGGCCGCCGCGCCTTCAACCGGCGCACCGGGCTGCTGGCCGCCGGCCTGCTCGCCATATCTCCCTTCCACATCTGGCAGTTGCAGGAACTGCGCAACTATCCCCTCCTGCTAACGCTGAACATCCTTTCCGTCTACGCCCTGCTGCGCGCCCTCACCGTCTCCCGGAATCGCGGGAAATGGCTGGCGCTGTGGGCGGGAGCCAGTCTGCTGGGCATTTACACCCACTATTTCGCCTTCTTCGTCTTCGCTTTTGGCCTGCTGGCGCTGCTGCTCTGGGCGGGACAGCGGCGCTGGTCCCCGCCCGCCTGGGTCTGGATAGGCGGGGCGCTGTTGGGCGCTGCCCTGCTGCCCGTCATTGCCGTCGCCCTGGGGCGATTGCGCGCGGGGCAACAGTCCGGCTTCGTCTACGTGCCGCCGCAAGACATCCTCTCGCACGCGGCCAGCGTCTACAGCGTCGGATTTGCGCCCACGGTGGTGCAACCACTGTGGCGCGTGGCTCCCGTGCTGCTTCTGGTCGTCCTGGGCGCGGCGGGGCTGCTCATTGCCCGTCGCCGCGCCGCCACCCTCTTCATCCTGGCCTACCTGTTCGTCCCCCTGGGGCTGCTGCTGCTGCTCTCCCTGATCACACCACTGTACAATGGGCAGCGGCATCTTTTCATGGGATTGCCGCCGTATTTGCTGCTGGCGGCAGCAGGGGTAGACTCGCTGGCCCGGCGCTGGCGGTGGGCAGCGGTGGCGCTGGCCCTGTTTGTGCTGGGCAGCCAGATAAGCTGGACGCACACGCAGTTCACGGCAGCGAACCTGGTTAAAGACGACGTGCGCGGCGTCGCCGACTATCTCAACCGGGTGGCCGGTCCCGATGATGTGGTGGTGCTGCACGACGCTATTCTAAAACTCACCTTCGATTATTATTACCACGGCGCGGCGGCGGCGCTGGCCCTGCCCCGCTACGCGCAAATGTCCGTCGCCGACGGGGAAGCCGCCATGCAAACGGCGGGCGCGGCGGCACGGCGCGTTTGGTTCCTGGCGGAGCCATTGCCGCGTGATGGCTTTCCCCCCTTTGCCCTCACCGATTGGGTGAACGCGCATTGGGCGTTCGTCACAAGCTGCCGCTTTCCGGCCATCTGGTTGGGGCTGAACCTCGCCGCCTATCTACCACAGCCCGCCGCCATTGTGCCGGCAACAGCCACAACCACGGACGTTCCGGTAGCGGCCTGGGTCAATGGCCTGCAACTGGTGCGGCAGCAAGCGGAAAGCGCGGGGCGCGCCGGCGACGTGTGGTGGAGCCGCCTGGACTGGCGCGGGCTTGCGCCAGAGGGCGCGCCGTTGACGCTCTCGCTGCGCCTCATGGACGACGCGGGCAACACATGGGCGCAGGTGGACCGCCCCCTACCGCGAGAGTTGCCCACGCAGCCCGATGAGGTCGTGCGCCGCGAATTCGGGCTGCCCCTGCCGGAAGGGTTGCCGCCCGGCCATTATCAGGTATGGTTGCGGCTGGTAGCGCAGCCGGACAATACCCCGGTGTACACCGACGCAGGGCCGGTGGATGTGTTGCTGCAGCCGGATTTTGTGGTAACGGCGTCCGCATTCCGTCAGTCGCAAACGTGCCTGCCGGCATTTACCGCCCGCGCGGCGGATATGGGGGGCGGCATATCGTTGTTGGGCTATCGTCTGCCGCAGGGCCAGTACCGTCCGGGGCATGAGTTTCCGCTGCAACTGTTCTGGCAAGCGAGCCGTGTGCCACGGCAGGATTATCAACTGCGGATCCAACTGCTGGCGGCGGATGGGCGCATCGTTGGCGAAACGCTGACCACCCCGAGCCGCCCCGAGTTTCCGCCGACGCAGTGGCAGCCGGGGCAGGTCGTGCAGGGGCAGGCGAACATGCTCATCCCCGCCGCCGCGCCTGACGGGCTGAATCTTGTGCGCATCGCTCTGGTTGACCCGCAAACCGGGCGGCAACTGTCCGTGCGCCCGCAAGGGGCGCTGTGGGGGCAAACAGGGCTGCCGTTGGACGAGGTGCAGGTGGTGGCGTGGCCGTATGTGGCGGAGATGCCGCCTATTTCCACGCCGGCACGGGTCGATTTTGGCGCGCCGCCGCAAATCGCATTGCATGGGTATGATCTAGAGCGGACGGCGGCGCAGCCTGGAGACACGGTGAATCTGACACTGTATTGGCGTTCGCTGGCGGACCTGGCGCAGAGTTATGTGGTGTTGGTGCATTTGTCCAGCGCGGAGGAGGTGATTGTGGGGCAAGGGGATGGTCCGCCGGATCGGGGGGTGCGGCCAACGACGAGTTGGCGCGAGGGGGAGGTGATTGTGGATACGCATTCGCTGACGGTGGCCGCGGATACGGCGCCGGGCACGTACAGGCTGTGGGTGGGGTTGTATGATCGGGAGACGGGGGAGAGAATGCCGGCATTCTCCGCCACCCACCCCGCATCCGACAACCGCATCTGGCTCACCGACCTGCAAATCACCGAGGCCGCCCCATGA